In Streptomyces longhuiensis, the following proteins share a genomic window:
- a CDS encoding N-acylneuraminate cytidylyltransferase, whose product MTNPEAGTAAPVRRVLAVIPARGGSKGVPAKNLAPVGGVPLVARTVRECRATRLVTDVVVSTDDAAIAAAAREAGAEVVLRPAAIAGDKSSSEAAVLHALDAHEALQGAAVDVVLLVQCTSPFIVREDIDGVVDAIVEKGADTALTVAPFHGFVWRDADDEPAAPAAVERASVEGGTDTLVATAATSGGYGVNHDKSFRQMRQDRPQDLLETGAVYAMDASGFREAKHRFFGRTELVRTDPARVLEIDDPHDLSRARALAPLFDANRPGSLPTAEDIDAVVLDFDGTQTDDKVLIDSDGREFVTVHRGDGLGIAALRKSGLPLLILSTEQNPVVAARARKLQIPVLHGIDRKDLALKQWCEEQGIAPERVLYVGNDVNDLPCFGLVGWPVAVASAHDVVRGAARAVTALPGGDGAIREIATWILGPSLDSLNK is encoded by the coding sequence ATGACCAACCCGGAAGCGGGCACAGCGGCACCGGTCCGCCGCGTCCTCGCCGTGATCCCCGCCCGTGGCGGCTCCAAGGGAGTGCCCGCCAAGAACCTCGCCCCGGTCGGCGGCGTGCCCCTCGTGGCCCGTACCGTCCGCGAGTGCCGCGCCACCCGGCTCGTCACGGACGTCGTGGTCTCCACGGACGACGCCGCGATCGCCGCCGCGGCCCGCGAGGCGGGAGCCGAGGTCGTCCTGCGGCCGGCCGCCATCGCCGGCGACAAGTCGAGCTCCGAGGCGGCCGTGCTGCACGCCCTCGACGCCCACGAGGCCCTCCAGGGCGCGGCGGTCGACGTCGTGCTCCTCGTCCAGTGCACCAGCCCCTTCATCGTCCGCGAGGACATCGACGGCGTCGTCGACGCGATCGTCGAGAAGGGCGCCGACACGGCCCTGACCGTCGCCCCCTTCCACGGATTCGTGTGGCGGGACGCCGATGACGAGCCGGCCGCGCCCGCCGCGGTCGAGCGCGCCTCCGTCGAAGGCGGCACCGACACGCTGGTCGCCACCGCGGCCACCAGCGGCGGCTACGGCGTCAACCACGACAAGTCCTTCCGCCAGATGCGTCAGGACCGCCCCCAGGACCTCCTGGAGACCGGCGCGGTCTACGCCATGGACGCGAGCGGCTTCCGCGAGGCCAAGCACCGCTTCTTCGGCCGCACGGAGCTCGTCCGCACCGACCCCGCGCGGGTCCTGGAGATCGACGACCCGCACGACCTCTCCCGCGCCCGTGCCCTCGCGCCCCTCTTCGACGCGAACCGGCCCGGCTCCCTCCCGACCGCGGAAGACATCGACGCGGTCGTCCTCGACTTCGACGGCACCCAGACCGACGACAAGGTGCTGATCGACTCCGACGGACGGGAGTTCGTCACCGTGCACCGCGGTGACGGCCTCGGCATCGCGGCCCTGCGCAAGTCGGGCCTGCCGCTGCTGATCCTGTCCACGGAACAGAACCCGGTCGTCGCCGCCCGGGCCAGGAAGCTCCAGATCCCGGTCCTGCACGGCATCGACCGCAAGGACCTCGCACTCAAGCAGTGGTGCGAGGAGCAGGGCATCGCGCCCGAGCGCGTGCTCTACGTCGGCAACGACGTCAACGACCTCCCGTGCTTCGGCCTCGTCGGCTGGCCCGTGGCGGTCGCGAGCGCCCACGACGTCGTACGAGGCGCCGCGCGCGCGGTCACCGCTCTCCCCGGTGGTGACGGCGCGATCCGAGAGATCGCCACCTGGATCCTCGGCCCTTCTCTCGACTCCCTCAACAAGTAA
- a CDS encoding acyltransferase family protein codes for MSTSQTTLPKLSPGADASVRTARSGAHAPRLRALDGLRLIAALMVAAYHYGGRDGEVSQAWGTSPKVQFPSLHQWFAYGCLGVQIFFVISGFVICMSGWGKPLRSFFASRASRLLPSYWAAVILVTAVFALPVVAYEAVSPSDALLNLTMLQQPLGVDRVLGVCWTLWAEVRFYALFALCVVLPGANRRRIVLFCAVWTLAAAITQASGEPALKVVLMPEYAPYFIGGVGLYLLHLDRRDMTAWGIVLVSWLIGQHYAVAALWHAPNPHFFSYRGSGSIILIVTLGFVAVGAIALGLLNRVNWGWLTVAGALTYPFYLVHEHLGWVVIEVLHRRLGLPSAVTFTLTVAAMLTLAWLLNRFVEKPLAPFLRKRLNPASGRIH; via the coding sequence ATGAGTACTTCACAGACGACGCTCCCGAAGCTTTCCCCGGGAGCGGACGCCTCGGTGCGGACCGCGCGCTCCGGCGCGCACGCACCGCGGCTGAGAGCCCTCGACGGCCTACGTCTCATAGCCGCCCTGATGGTCGCCGCGTACCACTACGGCGGCCGCGACGGTGAGGTGTCCCAGGCGTGGGGCACCTCGCCGAAGGTCCAGTTCCCCTCACTGCACCAGTGGTTCGCCTACGGCTGCCTCGGGGTGCAGATCTTCTTCGTCATCAGCGGCTTCGTGATCTGCATGAGCGGCTGGGGCAAGCCCCTGCGCTCGTTCTTCGCCTCCCGCGCGTCGCGTCTGCTGCCGTCGTACTGGGCGGCCGTGATCCTGGTGACGGCGGTCTTCGCGCTGCCCGTGGTCGCGTACGAGGCGGTGTCGCCCAGTGACGCGCTCCTCAATCTGACGATGCTCCAGCAGCCGCTCGGCGTGGACCGGGTCCTCGGCGTGTGCTGGACGCTGTGGGCCGAGGTCCGCTTCTACGCGCTGTTCGCCCTGTGCGTCGTCCTGCCGGGCGCGAACCGGCGCCGCATCGTGCTGTTCTGCGCCGTGTGGACGCTCGCCGCCGCGATCACCCAGGCGTCCGGCGAGCCGGCCCTGAAGGTCGTCCTGATGCCGGAGTACGCGCCCTACTTCATCGGCGGCGTCGGTCTGTATCTGCTCCACCTCGACCGCCGCGACATGACCGCGTGGGGCATCGTCCTCGTGAGCTGGCTGATCGGTCAGCACTACGCGGTGGCCGCACTGTGGCACGCACCGAATCCTCACTTCTTCTCGTACCGCGGGTCGGGCTCGATCATCCTGATAGTGACGCTCGGTTTCGTGGCGGTGGGCGCGATCGCGCTCGGGCTGCTGAACCGGGTCAACTGGGGGTGGCTGACGGTCGCCGGTGCGCTGACGTACCCGTTCTATCTGGTCCACGAGCATCTGGGCTGGGTGGTGATAGAGGTGCTGCACCGGCGTCTCGGGCTGCCGTCGGCCGTGACGTTCACCCTCACGGTGGCCGCGATGCTCACCCTCGCATGGCTCCTGAACCGCTTCGTCGAGAAGCCGCTTGCACCTTTCCTGCGCAAACGCCTGAACCCCGCTTCGGGCAGGATTCACTGA
- a CDS encoding glycoside hydrolase domain-containing protein: protein MSAAGVALAATGAIVAQSATATTLPAAKTYTGRAFDTCTAPSLSAMKAWKTGFYGAAAVYVGGKNRGCAQPNLTASWVKSVSASGWKLIPLYVGAQPPCQSGANPEKMTASTAASLGAKDGADAVTKAAALGMKSGSPLYLDMESYDTTNTSCNNAVLTYVRAWDKAVHAKNYRTGFYGFRSSSAKAVATTTNRTDMPDILWYALWDKVNTTTSDWPFAPTLWTGHRRAHQYMVNSKESRGGHTITVDRDAWDAPVAIVG, encoded by the coding sequence ATGTCCGCCGCAGGCGTGGCACTGGCCGCCACCGGAGCGATCGTGGCCCAGTCCGCGACAGCCACCACCCTGCCCGCGGCCAAGACGTACACAGGCCGCGCCTTCGACACCTGCACGGCCCCCTCCCTCTCCGCGATGAAGGCCTGGAAGACCGGCTTCTACGGCGCCGCGGCCGTCTACGTGGGCGGCAAGAACCGCGGCTGTGCCCAGCCCAACCTCACCGCCTCGTGGGTGAAGTCGGTCAGCGCCTCCGGCTGGAAGCTGATCCCGCTCTACGTGGGCGCCCAGCCGCCCTGCCAGTCCGGCGCGAACCCCGAGAAGATGACCGCGTCCACCGCCGCGTCGCTCGGCGCGAAGGACGGCGCCGACGCCGTCACCAAGGCCGCCGCCCTCGGCATGAAGAGCGGCTCCCCGCTCTACCTGGACATGGAGTCGTACGACACCACGAACACGTCCTGCAACAACGCGGTCCTCACCTACGTCCGCGCCTGGGACAAGGCCGTGCACGCCAAGAACTACCGGACGGGCTTCTACGGCTTCCGCAGCTCCAGCGCGAAGGCCGTCGCCACGACGACGAACCGCACCGACATGCCGGACATCCTCTGGTACGCGCTCTGGGACAAGGTCAACACCACGACGTCCGACTGGCCCTTCGCCCCCACCCTGTGGACGGGCCACCGCCGCGCCCATCAGTACATGGTGAACAGCAAGGAGTCCCGAGGCGGTCACACGATCACGGTGGACCGGGACGCCTGGGACGCGCCGGTGGCGATCGTCGGGTAG
- a CDS encoding M20 family metallopeptidase, whose protein sequence is MSRGSEAGQPAEAVTAGALPGTLSEELRAELVAFRRDLHMHPELGNQEFRTTAAIRARLEKAGLTPRILDIGTGLVCDIGTEDGEWRGGRPMLALRADIDALPIPDTKASCAYRSTVPGRAHACGHDVHTTVVLGAGLVLAELHRQGRLPHPVRLIFQPAEEVLPGGAPDAIESGVLEGVGSIIGVHCDPKVDAGRIGLRQGAITSACDRLEVALDGPGGHTARPHLTTDLVTAAAKVATEVPALVARRIDARSGLAVTWGRIESGHACNVIPQHAELSGTVRCLDLEAWRQAPDLVHGAIQEIADLYRAKSEINYIRGVPPVVNDPEVTDLLTAAMILRRGAHSVEDTAQSLGGEDFSWYLEHVPGAMARLGVRTPGERGGRDLHQGDFDADESAITVGVELFTAAALMDGAARDQGA, encoded by the coding sequence ATGTCCCGAGGGTCCGAGGCCGGTCAGCCCGCGGAAGCGGTCACCGCAGGAGCGCTGCCCGGCACGCTGTCCGAAGAGCTCCGTGCCGAACTGGTCGCCTTCCGACGCGACTTGCACATGCACCCCGAGCTCGGCAACCAGGAGTTCCGCACGACGGCGGCGATCAGGGCCCGCCTCGAGAAGGCCGGACTCACGCCACGCATCCTGGACATCGGCACCGGACTCGTCTGTGACATCGGCACCGAGGACGGGGAGTGGCGGGGCGGGCGCCCCATGCTCGCCCTGCGCGCCGACATCGACGCGCTCCCCATCCCGGACACCAAGGCGAGCTGCGCCTACCGCTCCACCGTGCCCGGCCGGGCCCACGCCTGCGGTCACGACGTGCACACGACGGTCGTGCTCGGGGCGGGCCTGGTCCTCGCCGAGCTGCACCGGCAGGGCCGGCTCCCGCACCCCGTACGCCTGATCTTCCAGCCCGCCGAGGAGGTGCTGCCCGGCGGCGCCCCCGACGCCATCGAGTCGGGCGTCCTCGAAGGGGTCGGGTCGATCATCGGCGTGCACTGCGACCCGAAGGTCGACGCGGGCCGGATCGGACTGCGGCAGGGCGCGATCACCTCCGCCTGCGACCGTCTGGAGGTCGCGCTCGACGGGCCCGGCGGGCACACCGCGCGCCCCCACCTCACCACCGACCTCGTGACCGCCGCCGCGAAGGTGGCCACCGAGGTCCCCGCGCTCGTCGCCCGCCGCATCGACGCCCGGTCGGGCCTGGCCGTGACCTGGGGCCGTATCGAATCCGGCCACGCGTGCAACGTGATCCCGCAGCACGCCGAGCTGTCGGGCACCGTCCGCTGCCTCGACCTGGAGGCGTGGCGGCAGGCGCCCGACCTGGTGCACGGGGCGATCCAGGAGATCGCCGACCTCTACCGCGCCAAGTCGGAGATCAACTACATCCGCGGGGTGCCGCCCGTGGTCAACGACCCGGAGGTCACGGACCTCCTGACGGCGGCGATGATCCTGCGCCGCGGTGCCCACTCCGTCGAGGACACCGCTCAGAGCCTGGGCGGCGAGGACTTCTCCTGGTATCTGGAGCACGTCCCCGGCGCGATGGCCCGCCTCGGGGTGCGCACCCCCGGCGAGCGCGGCGGACGCGACCTGCACCAGGGCGACTTCGACGCGGACGAGTCGGCGATCACGGTAGGGGTGGAGCTGTTCACGGCGGCGGCGCTGATGGACGGGGCCGCGCGGGATCAGGGGGCGTGA
- a CDS encoding N-acetylneuraminate synthase family protein gives MSTNSRLRTFGSKTAGPGRPVYITGEIGINHNGDLENAFKLIDVAAEAGCDAVKFQKRTPEICTPRDQWDIERDTPWGRMTYIDYRHRVEFGEAEYQAISEHCKKRGIDWFASPWDTEAVAFLEKFDLPAHKVASASLTDDELLRALRATGRTVILSTGMSTPKQIRHAVEVLGSDNILMCHATSTYPAQAEELNLRVINTLQAEYPNVPIGYSGHETGLQTTLAAVALGATFVERHITLDRAMWGSDQAASVEPQGLTRLVRDIRTIEASLGDGVKKVYESELGPMKKLRRVTGVVAESEIAVAAGEPVGV, from the coding sequence ATGAGCACCAACTCCCGCCTGCGCACGTTCGGTTCGAAGACGGCCGGCCCCGGCCGGCCCGTGTACATCACCGGCGAGATCGGCATCAACCACAACGGCGACCTCGAGAACGCCTTCAAGCTGATCGACGTGGCCGCCGAGGCCGGCTGCGACGCCGTCAAGTTCCAGAAGCGCACCCCGGAGATCTGCACCCCGCGCGACCAGTGGGACATCGAGCGCGACACCCCCTGGGGTCGCATGACGTACATCGACTACCGCCACCGCGTCGAGTTCGGCGAGGCCGAGTACCAGGCCATCTCCGAGCACTGCAAGAAGCGCGGCATCGACTGGTTCGCCTCCCCGTGGGACACCGAGGCCGTCGCCTTCCTGGAGAAGTTCGACCTCCCGGCCCACAAGGTCGCCTCCGCGTCGCTCACCGACGACGAGCTGCTGCGCGCCCTGCGCGCCACCGGCCGCACGGTCATCCTCTCCACCGGCATGTCGACGCCGAAGCAGATCCGCCACGCCGTCGAGGTCCTCGGCAGCGACAACATCCTGATGTGCCACGCCACGTCGACGTACCCGGCGCAGGCCGAGGAGCTCAACCTCCGCGTCATCAACACCCTCCAGGCCGAGTACCCGAACGTCCCGATCGGCTACTCCGGCCACGAGACCGGCCTGCAGACCACGCTCGCCGCCGTCGCCCTCGGCGCCACCTTCGTCGAGCGTCACATCACCCTCGACCGCGCCATGTGGGGCTCCGACCAGGCCGCCTCCGTCGAGCCGCAGGGCCTCACCCGCCTCGTGCGCGACATCCGCACCATCGAGGCGTCCCTCGGTGACGGAGTCAAGAAGGTCTACGAGTCGGAGCTCGGCCCGATGAAGAAGCTCCGCCGCGTCACGGGCGTCGTCGCCGAGTCGGAGATCGCCGTCGCCGCGGGCGAGCCGGTCGGCGTCTGA
- a CDS encoding DUF6716 putative glycosyltransferase, producing the protein MPASTSETRRVAVLADSDTRWKWGALTARRLTADESPLNGFLLRGRATPTPRQLDEVGVRADSLDEVTAVEFLRRMEQDADRYDVVVLALVGGAVQAMLHGLARAWQGRAKRPVVVTGYVGVVYEKLADGLLLRHGADLVLANSRHDADRFRAVYEGVDADTSSVTECALPFLGGTPYEEKHDPYTVVFAAQPSVPDTPADRAYLLKRLVGHARLHPEREVLLKLRSKPGEHTTHIEEAPYQKLAQRIDGGLPANCRLVYGHMGEVLDRTDLLVTVSSTAALEALHRRIPTALLTDLGVREALGNHHFTGSGCLASWDQLDAGHLPKADEEWVARQGVAADGTYDTAFDTARARVTGLTGADRLPPLAPYYSLTTAPGYLPRILARHHLAPDGTPLPGAPAAGKEPGPVRQIVRRAARGAYRHGVQRVAPVIRRMGEL; encoded by the coding sequence GTGCCAGCAAGTACCTCTGAGACCCGACGGGTCGCCGTGCTCGCGGACTCCGACACCCGGTGGAAGTGGGGCGCGCTCACCGCGCGCCGCCTCACCGCCGACGAGAGTCCGCTCAACGGATTCCTCCTGCGCGGCCGGGCCACCCCGACACCCCGCCAGCTCGACGAAGTCGGCGTCCGCGCCGACAGCCTCGACGAAGTCACCGCCGTCGAATTCCTGCGCCGCATGGAGCAGGACGCCGACCGCTACGACGTCGTCGTGCTCGCCCTCGTCGGCGGCGCCGTCCAGGCCATGCTCCACGGCCTCGCGCGGGCCTGGCAGGGCCGGGCGAAGCGGCCCGTCGTCGTCACCGGCTACGTGGGAGTCGTCTACGAGAAGCTCGCCGACGGACTGCTCCTGCGGCACGGCGCCGACCTCGTCCTCGCCAACTCCCGCCACGACGCGGACCGTTTCCGCGCCGTGTACGAGGGCGTGGACGCCGACACCTCCTCGGTGACCGAGTGCGCGCTGCCGTTCCTCGGCGGCACGCCCTACGAGGAGAAGCACGACCCGTACACGGTCGTCTTCGCCGCACAGCCCTCCGTACCGGACACCCCCGCCGACCGCGCCTACCTGCTCAAGCGGCTCGTCGGGCACGCCCGGCTGCACCCCGAGCGCGAGGTACTGCTCAAGCTGCGCAGCAAGCCCGGCGAGCACACCACCCACATCGAAGAGGCGCCCTACCAGAAGCTGGCCCAGCGGATCGACGGCGGACTGCCCGCCAACTGCCGCCTGGTCTACGGGCACATGGGCGAGGTACTCGACCGCACCGACCTCCTGGTCACCGTCAGTTCGACGGCCGCGCTCGAAGCCCTGCACCGGCGCATCCCCACCGCGCTGCTCACCGACCTCGGGGTGCGCGAGGCGCTCGGCAACCACCACTTCACCGGCTCCGGGTGCCTCGCCTCCTGGGACCAGCTCGACGCGGGCCACCTGCCGAAGGCCGACGAGGAGTGGGTGGCACGCCAGGGCGTCGCGGCCGACGGCACGTACGACACCGCCTTCGACACGGCCCGCGCCCGGGTCACCGGCCTGACCGGAGCCGACCGGCTCCCGCCCCTGGCCCCCTACTACAGCCTCACCACCGCCCCCGGCTATCTGCCGCGCATCCTCGCCCGCCACCACCTCGCCCCCGACGGGACGCCGCTGCCCGGCGCACCCGCCGCCGGCAAGGAGCCCGGCCCCGTCCGGCAGATCGTGCGCCGCGCCGCCCGTGGCGCCTACCGGCACGGGGTGCAGCGCGTGGCGCCCGTCATCCGGCGGATGGGCGAGCTGTGA
- a CDS encoding alpha-2,8-polysialyltransferase family protein: MTTQIFLASTLYGTATLAAALDADRFAPADRRILLVANNAATPETTPTVDEMPGFERLRGRFDDVVSWNETISPFHPGGWAPRPDDVPLWERHLRLAWDLGDDDVELAVESIQVNPAMAVAQIFTGVPVDVYADGLMSYGPTRNKIDPLVGTRVRRLLHLDLVPDLKPLLLTEFGVEPEIVPTDVFVKVLAELGDVSGELPPVGPEPAVLLGQYLSALGILTAQEEEDLHVRMMRGAVALGHTRIVFKPHPTAPATWSRTLEAEAEKLGAELTVLDSPVLAEVLYQRMRPALVVGCFSTALLTASALYGIPVARIGTGTLLDRLAPYQNSNRVPVTIVDALLPELSEQAAVTAQESGTATAELNHLVRAVGFAMQPKIYPELRAAAERYLSTRLDDHTWRYFKRRRLTSLALPGAVPAQLAFIPRNATVRRVARRARSFKRAALG; this comes from the coding sequence GTGACCACGCAGATCTTCCTCGCCTCCACGCTGTACGGGACCGCGACGCTCGCCGCGGCCCTCGACGCGGACCGCTTCGCGCCCGCGGACCGGCGCATCCTGCTCGTCGCCAACAACGCGGCGACCCCGGAGACGACGCCCACCGTCGACGAGATGCCGGGCTTCGAGCGGCTGCGCGGCCGCTTCGACGACGTCGTGTCGTGGAACGAGACCATCTCGCCGTTCCACCCCGGCGGTTGGGCCCCGCGCCCGGACGACGTGCCGCTGTGGGAGCGCCATCTGCGTCTCGCCTGGGATCTGGGCGACGACGACGTCGAGCTGGCCGTGGAGTCGATCCAGGTCAACCCGGCGATGGCGGTGGCGCAGATCTTCACCGGCGTCCCCGTCGACGTGTACGCGGACGGCCTGATGAGCTACGGCCCCACCCGCAACAAGATCGACCCGCTGGTCGGCACGCGCGTACGGCGGCTGCTGCACCTGGACCTCGTGCCGGACCTGAAGCCGCTGCTGCTGACGGAGTTCGGCGTGGAGCCCGAGATCGTACCCACGGACGTCTTCGTGAAGGTGCTGGCCGAACTGGGCGATGTGAGCGGCGAGTTGCCACCCGTCGGGCCCGAACCGGCCGTGCTGCTCGGGCAGTACCTGTCGGCGCTCGGCATTCTCACCGCGCAGGAGGAGGAGGACCTGCACGTGCGGATGATGCGCGGCGCGGTCGCCCTCGGCCACACGCGGATCGTCTTCAAGCCCCATCCGACGGCGCCGGCCACCTGGTCGCGCACGCTGGAGGCGGAGGCGGAGAAGCTCGGCGCCGAACTCACCGTCCTCGACTCACCCGTGCTCGCCGAGGTGCTGTACCAGCGGATGCGCCCGGCCCTGGTGGTCGGCTGCTTCTCGACGGCGCTGCTGACCGCGTCCGCGCTCTACGGCATCCCGGTCGCCCGCATCGGCACCGGCACCCTCCTCGACCGGCTCGCGCCGTACCAGAACAGCAACCGCGTCCCGGTCACGATCGTGGACGCGCTGCTGCCGGAGCTGTCGGAGCAGGCGGCCGTGACGGCGCAGGAGTCCGGCACGGCGACCGCCGAGCTGAACCACCTGGTGCGCGCGGTCGGCTTCGCGATGCAGCCGAAGATCTATCCGGAGCTGCGGGCGGCGGCCGAGCGCTATCTCTCCACGCGTCTGGACGACCACACATGGCGCTACTTCAAGCGCCGCCGGCTCACGTCCCTCGCGCTGCCCGGCGCCGTCCCGGCCCAGCTCGCGTTCATTCCGCGCAACGCGACGGTGCGCCGAGTCGCCCGCCGCGCGCGCTCGTTCAAGCGGGCCGCCCTCGGATGA
- a CDS encoding class I SAM-dependent methyltransferase, whose product MTAVHTTARRPIHLDDVPGWFPPLDQLLFTWLLEQQARQEVRGDLLELGVYLGKSAVLLGQHLHGAEKFTVCDLFEGDAPDEANQAESTKSYASLTRQAFEENYLSFHDELPKVVQAPSSVISGEVAPGTCRFVHIDASHLYGHVYGDIGAARELLGPGGIVVLDDFRSEHTPGVSVAAWEAVLNRGLRPLCLSTQKLYATWEDPEPLQDELLDMLRERGDIALSVQQAAGHRLVRVKSKAVKAPAFPRSRHHVEVTQEPKAAPAPRPAPVRRRSLARRIAVDLTPPVVTRAVRRAVKG is encoded by the coding sequence ATGACTGCTGTGCACACCACCGCCCGGCGCCCGATCCACCTCGACGACGTACCCGGCTGGTTCCCCCCGCTCGACCAGCTCCTGTTCACCTGGCTCCTCGAACAGCAGGCGCGGCAGGAGGTCCGCGGCGACCTGCTGGAGCTCGGTGTCTACCTGGGCAAGAGCGCGGTCCTTCTCGGACAGCACCTGCACGGCGCCGAGAAGTTCACCGTGTGCGACCTGTTCGAGGGCGACGCCCCCGACGAGGCGAACCAGGCCGAATCCACCAAGTCGTACGCCTCACTGACCCGGCAGGCCTTCGAGGAGAACTACCTCTCGTTCCACGACGAGCTGCCGAAGGTCGTCCAGGCGCCCAGCTCCGTGATCTCCGGCGAGGTCGCCCCGGGCACCTGCCGCTTCGTCCACATCGACGCCTCGCACCTCTACGGGCACGTGTACGGCGACATCGGGGCGGCGCGCGAGCTGCTCGGCCCGGGCGGCATCGTCGTCCTGGACGACTTCCGCTCCGAGCACACGCCAGGGGTCTCCGTCGCCGCGTGGGAGGCCGTGCTCAACCGCGGCCTGCGCCCGCTGTGCCTGAGCACCCAGAAGCTGTACGCCACGTGGGAGGACCCCGAGCCCCTCCAGGACGAGCTCCTCGACATGCTCAGGGAGCGCGGCGACATCGCCCTGAGCGTGCAACAGGCGGCCGGGCACCGCCTGGTCCGCGTGAAGTCGAAGGCGGTCAAGGCGCCCGCGTTCCCGCGCTCCCGCCACCACGTGGAGGTGACGCAGGAACCGAAGGCCGCGCCCGCCCCGCGGCCGGCCCCCGTACGCAGGCGGAGCCTTGCCCGCCGTATCGCCGTGGACCTGACGCCACCGGTGGTCACCCGGGCCGTGCGCCGCGCCGTCAAGGGGTAG
- a CDS encoding glycosyltransferase family 2 protein, translating into MVKLSVIVPFYNVQQYAPDTLRSLRANARDDFEFILVDDCSKDETPDILARAERELPGAVLVRHEKNGGLATARNTGLDASRGEYLTFLDGDDWLAPGYYERLLASIEGLGCDFVRTDHVQCTARARTVHRVPTGRRGVVMDPREAILPADRSTSVDYAYAWAGMYHRRLADAGLLHFTDGLRTAEDRPWIWRLHREAKSFAAVGLLGVFYRRGVASSLTQIGDVRQLDFIKAFDQVVADTAQDKDAEKLLPKAVRTYCAIISHHLGSIERFEPAVARKLKTMSSAALKRMPQDVLDDALDSMDVQRATRLRRLRRRPAAAGVAAA; encoded by the coding sequence GTGGTCAAGCTCTCCGTCATAGTGCCGTTCTACAACGTGCAGCAATACGCGCCCGACACCCTCAGAAGTCTTCGTGCCAACGCGCGCGACGACTTCGAATTCATTCTCGTCGACGACTGTTCGAAGGACGAGACCCCGGACATTCTCGCGCGCGCCGAGCGCGAGCTGCCCGGCGCGGTCCTGGTCAGACACGAAAAGAACGGAGGCCTGGCCACCGCGCGCAACACCGGACTCGACGCGTCGCGCGGCGAGTACCTGACATTCCTGGACGGCGACGACTGGCTCGCCCCCGGATACTACGAGCGACTCCTCGCCTCCATAGAGGGCCTGGGCTGCGACTTCGTCCGCACGGACCATGTCCAGTGCACCGCGCGGGCCCGCACCGTCCATCGCGTGCCGACCGGCAGGCGCGGTGTCGTCATGGATCCGCGCGAGGCGATCCTGCCCGCCGACCGCTCGACGTCCGTCGACTACGCGTACGCGTGGGCCGGCATGTATCACCGCCGGCTCGCCGACGCCGGCCTCCTCCACTTCACCGACGGCCTGCGCACCGCCGAGGACCGGCCGTGGATCTGGCGGCTGCACCGCGAGGCGAAATCCTTTGCCGCGGTGGGGCTTCTCGGGGTTTTCTACCGGCGCGGTGTCGCGTCGTCACTGACGCAGATCGGCGATGTCCGGCAGCTCGATTTCATCAAGGCGTTCGACCAGGTGGTGGCCGATACGGCGCAGGACAAGGACGCGGAAAAACTTCTGCCGAAGGCCGTCCGTACGTACTGCGCGATTATTTCCCACCATTTGGGATCCATCGAAAGGTTCGAACCGGCAGTGGCGCGCAAATTGAAGACAATGAGCTCCGCGGCGCTGAAGCGCATGCCGCAGGACGTGCTCGACGACGCGCTCGACTCGATGGACGTACAGCGGGCGACGCGCCTGCGCCGGCTGCGGCGCCGCCCCGCCGCGGCGGGGGTGGCTGCCGCGTGA